A single region of the Xylanibacillus composti genome encodes:
- the mutS gene encoding DNA mismatch repair protein MutS: MANYTPMIQQYLAIKAEVPDAFLFFRLGDFYELFFEDAIRASRELEITLTGRDGGAAEKIPMCGVPYHSSESYISRLVQKGYKVAICEQVEDPSQAKGVVRREIVRIVTPGTAMEGRTLSETGNNFILSLFAEEGGYALAACDLTTGEVYVTHTRAGASTILEEAGVYAPSEVLAPPGMVKLVEDEAARWPRTAVVTAWERSADEQAVLQFGAARLDELPDSSRTAVSRLLGYLLETQKRSLSHLTKIKEYETEQFMVLDPFTRRNLELTETVRDRSRKGSLLWVLDKTVTAMGGRMLRRWIDKPLVQRSKIEERLEAVGVLNQDLILREEIRTALRDVYDLERLVARICFGTANARDLTALRVSLEKVPIALQLCRESQSQTLRALVADTDACEDIAAWIASAIQDEPPVSVREGGMIRDGYDPHLDKLREASTGGKQWLAELERKEREATGIKTLKIGFNKVFGYYIEVTRANLSALPEGKYERKQTLANAERFVTPELKEKEALILEAEERMVGLEYELFSELRTRIAGENLRMQKLAEVIAALDCLQSFAEVSAKRQYRKPQLTEGFDLQIKEGRHPVVEAVMPGQSFIRNDTQLLQDRGTMLITGPNMAGKSTYMRQVALIAIMAQIGCFVPAESASIPVIDRVFTRIGAADDLIGGQSTFMVEMMDIRVMTERATPRSLVIIDELGRGTSTGEGMAIAQAVIEFLHNQIGCKTLVSTHFHELAHLEESLSSLRNYSMTVKESGEQVTFLRKLAEGAASTSYGIYCARVAGLPGEVIERAYALLSRFERREAELARETGPALEAADRQEAADNRQVKQLSLFEQTDDPWPREGKLQGPTARERAAEKGLSPGRTKEEDTVLPKERAALEQIRRTELMNMTPLAALNFLHELKQKLSE; the protein is encoded by the coding sequence ATGGCCAATTACACGCCGATGATTCAGCAATATTTGGCGATTAAGGCAGAAGTGCCTGATGCTTTTTTGTTTTTCCGTCTAGGCGATTTCTACGAATTATTCTTCGAAGATGCCATTCGCGCGTCGCGAGAATTGGAGATTACCCTAACAGGCCGGGATGGAGGCGCTGCCGAGAAAATTCCGATGTGCGGCGTACCTTACCATTCATCGGAAAGCTACATATCACGGCTTGTACAGAAGGGCTATAAGGTCGCAATCTGTGAGCAGGTAGAGGATCCTTCACAGGCCAAGGGGGTAGTGCGCAGGGAAATTGTGCGCATTGTTACGCCCGGCACGGCCATGGAAGGCAGAACCTTGTCGGAGACAGGCAACAACTTTATTTTGTCGTTATTTGCAGAAGAAGGAGGCTATGCTTTGGCAGCCTGTGATCTGACTACAGGGGAGGTGTATGTGACACATACACGAGCCGGCGCCTCGACCATTCTTGAAGAGGCGGGGGTATATGCGCCCTCGGAGGTGCTCGCGCCGCCCGGCATGGTGAAGCTTGTGGAGGATGAAGCGGCTCGCTGGCCGCGAACTGCCGTTGTCACTGCATGGGAAAGGTCTGCGGACGAGCAGGCGGTTCTGCAATTTGGCGCCGCGCGATTGGACGAGCTGCCGGATTCCTCACGGACAGCTGTTTCGCGGCTGCTTGGCTATTTGCTGGAAACGCAGAAGCGCTCGCTGTCTCATCTCACGAAGATCAAGGAATATGAAACGGAGCAGTTTATGGTCCTGGATCCGTTTACCCGACGCAATCTTGAACTGACCGAGACTGTGCGAGACCGCTCGCGAAAAGGCTCGCTGCTGTGGGTGCTCGACAAAACGGTCACGGCAATGGGCGGGCGTATGCTGCGCCGGTGGATTGACAAGCCGCTTGTGCAGAGGAGCAAAATCGAGGAGAGGCTGGAAGCTGTCGGCGTACTGAATCAGGATCTGATCCTGCGGGAGGAAATTCGCACGGCTTTGCGCGATGTCTATGATTTGGAGCGGCTGGTTGCCCGGATTTGCTTCGGTACGGCGAACGCCCGGGATTTGACGGCGCTTCGGGTTTCTCTGGAAAAGGTTCCGATTGCGCTGCAGCTGTGCCGGGAATCGCAATCGCAGACACTGCGTGCGCTTGTAGCCGATACCGATGCTTGCGAGGATATAGCTGCCTGGATCGCTTCTGCGATTCAGGACGAGCCGCCGGTTTCCGTAAGGGAGGGCGGCATGATCCGTGACGGGTACGACCCGCATTTGGACAAGCTGCGGGAGGCCAGTACGGGCGGGAAGCAGTGGCTGGCCGAGCTGGAACGGAAGGAGCGGGAGGCTACCGGGATCAAAACGCTCAAAATCGGATTCAACAAAGTGTTCGGCTACTATATCGAAGTAACTAGGGCCAATCTCTCCGCTCTGCCGGAAGGCAAATACGAGCGCAAACAGACGCTGGCGAATGCAGAACGATTTGTGACGCCCGAGCTCAAGGAGAAGGAAGCCTTGATTCTGGAAGCCGAGGAACGGATGGTCGGCCTGGAATATGAACTGTTCAGCGAATTGCGAACCCGCATTGCCGGAGAAAATCTCCGCATGCAAAAGCTGGCGGAAGTGATCGCAGCGCTTGACTGCCTCCAGTCGTTCGCGGAGGTGAGCGCGAAGCGCCAATATCGGAAGCCGCAGCTTACGGAAGGATTTGACCTGCAGATCAAGGAAGGGCGGCACCCTGTGGTGGAGGCTGTGATGCCGGGCCAATCCTTTATCCGCAACGACACACAGCTGCTTCAGGATCGCGGGACGATGCTGATTACAGGACCGAATATGGCCGGGAAGAGCACTTATATGCGGCAGGTGGCATTAATCGCCATAATGGCGCAAATTGGCTGCTTTGTTCCGGCGGAATCGGCGTCGATCCCCGTGATCGACCGGGTATTCACCCGCATCGGCGCAGCGGACGATTTGATCGGCGGCCAAAGCACCTTCATGGTCGAGATGATGGACATTCGCGTTATGACGGAACGGGCTACTCCGCGCAGCCTGGTCATTATCGATGAGCTGGGCAGAGGCACTTCGACAGGAGAAGGCATGGCAATAGCCCAGGCTGTCATTGAGTTTCTTCACAATCAAATCGGCTGCAAGACATTGGTGTCCACACATTTTCACGAGCTGGCTCATTTGGAAGAGAGCTTGTCCTCGCTGCGCAACTACAGCATGACGGTGAAGGAAAGCGGGGAACAGGTCACGTTCCTCCGCAAGCTAGCGGAAGGAGCCGCCTCTACCAGCTATGGCATCTATTGCGCTAGAGTGGCAGGGTTGCCCGGAGAAGTCATTGAGCGGGCGTATGCCTTGCTGAGCCGGTTCGAGCGCAGGGAGGCTGAGCTTGCACGGGAAACGGGGCCTGCTTTAGAGGCTGCCGACAGGCAAGAAGCAGCGGATAACAGACAGGTGAAGCAGCTGAGCCTGTTTGAACAAACGGACGATCCTTGGCCGCGGGAGGGCAAGCTGCAAGGGCCGACGGCTCGAGAACGAGCTGCCGAGAAGGGCCTGTCACCTGGTCGTACTAAGGAAGAGGATACTGTGCTGCCGAAAGAAAGAGCTGCATTGGAGCAAATTCGCAGAACGGAATTAATGAATATGACTCCGCTTGCGGCACTTAACTTTCTGCACGAATTGAAACAGAAGCTGAGCGAGTAA
- a CDS encoding S41 family peptidase, with the protein MSWKKSFLFILTFSLLMTAVPVAAAENDDIYLEVKELLSALHVNGMDMDEFKSDTIDGLLEELDDPYTEYFTAEEWRSFQSGIEQQYVGVGIRIAQDDKGIYVVEVFEDSPAKKGGMYPGDYIIRVNQESMIGKSLDELTARVMGLENTAVIVTVLRDGEEKDLRMIRKQISVPSVTGGWFERESVGYIKVSSFSLDANLEFARLMEQFEEQGMQALLLDLRDNPGGYLNTAQLLAKHFVKEGILIHTRDRNQEDIPVRIVGGKNMELPVYVLVNEGSASASEVLAGALQDYGVAKVVGTQTFGKGSVQQSFLLSNGGVLKITVEEYFTPNNRQVNHVGITPDYEVHGTASQVMFALRAAGAEELTLRIAQSGWSLNGVSFPERLRVIERDGKLFVQVRTLAAMAGESISWDGKAKEVVFGGGARFASGSEAVVMENGINYVNVEAFGKQFPAFRSWKEQQDWVMHFADHATPSNVGIEDEAA; encoded by the coding sequence ATGAGCTGGAAGAAATCATTTCTGTTTATCCTGACCTTTTCCTTGCTGATGACCGCTGTTCCGGTTGCTGCCGCAGAGAATGACGACATTTATCTGGAGGTTAAGGAGCTTCTGTCGGCGCTTCACGTCAACGGCATGGATATGGACGAATTTAAATCGGATACAATCGACGGGTTGCTGGAAGAGCTTGACGACCCTTACACCGAATATTTCACCGCGGAAGAATGGAGATCGTTCCAGAGCGGGATTGAGCAGCAATATGTTGGCGTCGGCATTCGCATCGCACAGGATGACAAGGGCATCTATGTGGTAGAAGTGTTCGAGGATTCGCCTGCGAAGAAAGGCGGCATGTACCCTGGCGACTATATCATTCGGGTCAACCAGGAATCCATGATCGGCAAGAGTCTGGATGAACTGACGGCGAGAGTGATGGGATTGGAAAATACGGCAGTCATTGTGACCGTTTTGCGCGATGGCGAAGAAAAGGACCTCCGTATGATTCGCAAGCAAATCAGCGTTCCATCGGTAACAGGCGGATGGTTCGAACGGGAATCTGTCGGGTACATCAAAGTCAGCAGCTTCTCGCTGGATGCCAATCTGGAGTTTGCCAGACTGATGGAGCAATTCGAAGAACAGGGCATGCAGGCGCTTTTGCTTGATCTGCGGGACAATCCGGGCGGATATTTGAATACAGCGCAGCTGCTCGCCAAGCACTTTGTAAAAGAAGGAATCCTGATTCATACCCGCGACCGCAACCAGGAAGACATTCCTGTACGCATTGTTGGCGGCAAAAATATGGAGCTCCCTGTTTATGTCCTTGTAAATGAAGGCAGTGCAAGCGCTTCGGAAGTGCTTGCCGGCGCCTTGCAGGATTATGGCGTAGCGAAAGTTGTGGGAACACAGACTTTCGGCAAAGGAAGCGTTCAGCAATCGTTTCTGCTTTCGAATGGCGGCGTGTTGAAAATTACGGTAGAGGAATACTTTACTCCAAACAATCGCCAGGTTAATCATGTCGGCATAACTCCGGACTACGAAGTGCATGGCACTGCGAGCCAGGTGATGTTCGCCTTGCGTGCTGCAGGAGCAGAAGAACTCACTTTGAGAATCGCTCAGAGCGGTTGGTCGCTGAACGGCGTTTCCTTCCCTGAACGTTTGCGCGTAATCGAACGTGACGGAAAACTGTTTGTGCAGGTTCGTACCCTGGCCGCAATGGCAGGCGAAAGCATCTCCTGGGACGGCAAAGCCAAAGAGGTGGTATTCGGCGGAGGTGCGCGCTTTGCATCCGGCTCGGAGGCAGTAGTCATGGAGAACGGGATCAATTATGTGAATGTGGAAGCTTTCGGAAAGCAGTTTCCGGCATTTCGTTCTTGGAAGGAGCAGCAGGATTGGGTCATGCACTTCGCCGACCATGCAACCCCAAGCAATGTCGGAATAGAGGATGAGGCTGCGTGA
- the mutL gene encoding DNA mismatch repair endonuclease MutL: MSRIRVLDEHIANQIAAGEVIERPASVMKELVENSVDAGATRIDITVKEGGLELIRVQDNGSGIAAEDCETAFQRHATSKISSGRDLFHIRSLGFRGEALPSIAAVAKVRCVTSAGGDGLGRLLVMEGGRVREYADIAADQGTDMTVTDLFYNTPARLKYMKTVQTELGHISDYIYRMALAHPGIAFSLRHNDNLMLQTNGDGDMRQTAAAIYGVSIAKALVPVEGESPDYRVTGYTAKPEVTRANRYGMTTIINGRYVRHFGLNQAVMRAYHTLLPINRFPVFMLRIEMDPSLVDVNVHPAKLEVRFSKETELLAWIEQEVRRALGAMSHIPKAVKREGKGTAAVQEQLAFPATERRKSGSEPTAWSAAAPSTNSEPARSDQASLPGRSMLGSSRPAKEQQRSAYTSGASGSSGAVRERQTALPNGQGEEIARRLYAPPQLPSARGQEERSDAASFHTQHPEKEAEARSAEQAQPAIQTDNASASEQAADSLPGLPKLYPVGQVLGTYIVAQNEEGMFLIDQHAAHERIHYELFYEKFGNPAEASQELLVPITLEFTPSEAAALKDRFYYLEQLGVYMEPFGGNTFKVTSHPHWLPKGMEQQVIEELCEWLLREKKAVDLAKFREASSILCACKASIKANQALSIQECETLLDRLRACNIPYTCPHGRPIVIRFSQYELEKMFKRTM, translated from the coding sequence GTGAGCAGAATTCGAGTTCTGGATGAGCATATCGCCAATCAGATCGCCGCTGGTGAAGTCATTGAGCGTCCCGCTTCGGTCATGAAAGAGCTGGTGGAGAATTCTGTGGATGCCGGCGCTACCCGCATTGACATTACGGTCAAGGAAGGCGGGCTCGAATTGATCCGCGTACAGGACAACGGCTCAGGCATTGCGGCAGAAGATTGCGAGACGGCCTTTCAGCGTCACGCCACAAGCAAGATCTCCAGCGGCCGGGATTTATTCCATATTCGCAGCTTGGGATTTCGCGGAGAGGCGTTGCCGAGCATTGCCGCAGTGGCCAAAGTCCGCTGCGTTACTTCGGCAGGCGGGGATGGCCTAGGCAGGCTGCTCGTCATGGAAGGCGGCCGGGTTCGTGAATATGCCGATATCGCAGCCGATCAGGGAACGGACATGACGGTCACGGACCTGTTCTATAATACGCCTGCCCGCTTGAAATATATGAAGACGGTGCAGACCGAGCTGGGGCATATATCCGACTATATATACCGCATGGCACTAGCTCATCCGGGCATCGCCTTTTCCTTGCGACACAATGACAACCTGATGCTGCAGACGAACGGAGACGGGGACATGCGTCAGACGGCTGCCGCCATCTACGGCGTTTCGATAGCGAAAGCGCTCGTTCCTGTGGAGGGGGAAAGTCCGGATTACCGCGTAACCGGATACACTGCCAAGCCGGAAGTTACCCGGGCCAACCGCTATGGCATGACGACTATAATCAATGGCCGGTATGTGCGGCATTTCGGTTTAAACCAAGCTGTTATGCGTGCCTATCACACGCTTTTGCCTATCAATCGCTTTCCCGTATTTATGCTGCGCATCGAGATGGATCCCTCGCTTGTGGATGTCAATGTGCATCCGGCCAAGCTTGAAGTGCGCTTCAGCAAGGAGACGGAGCTCCTTGCCTGGATCGAGCAGGAGGTCAGGCGGGCGCTGGGAGCCATGTCCCATATCCCGAAGGCGGTCAAGCGCGAAGGGAAGGGAACTGCGGCAGTGCAGGAGCAATTGGCATTCCCGGCCACAGAACGCCGGAAGTCTGGCAGCGAGCCGACTGCATGGTCTGCGGCGGCACCGTCTACAAACAGCGAACCAGCTCGATCGGATCAGGCGTCTTTGCCTGGCAGGTCCATGCTGGGAAGCTCGCGGCCCGCTAAAGAACAGCAACGTTCTGCCTATACTTCCGGGGCAAGCGGATCTAGCGGTGCAGTTCGCGAGCGGCAAACGGCGTTGCCGAACGGTCAGGGCGAGGAGATTGCACGACGCCTGTACGCGCCCCCTCAACTACCTTCTGCTCGTGGGCAGGAGGAGCGGTCTGACGCTGCATCGTTCCATACGCAGCATCCGGAGAAGGAGGCGGAAGCGCGGTCTGCCGAACAAGCACAGCCCGCGATCCAGACGGACAATGCGTCCGCATCCGAACAGGCGGCAGATTCTCTTCCCGGCCTGCCGAAGCTTTATCCGGTCGGCCAGGTATTGGGTACTTACATCGTTGCCCAAAACGAAGAGGGCATGTTTCTCATTGACCAACACGCTGCACATGAACGCATTCACTACGAGCTGTTTTATGAGAAGTTTGGCAATCCTGCCGAGGCAAGCCAAGAGCTGCTTGTCCCGATTACATTGGAGTTCACCCCATCGGAAGCGGCTGCGCTGAAGGACAGATTCTATTATCTTGAGCAGCTTGGCGTATACATGGAACCGTTTGGGGGCAATACCTTTAAGGTGACCTCTCACCCGCACTGGCTGCCGAAAGGGATGGAACAGCAAGTCATCGAAGAGCTTTGCGAGTGGCTGCTGCGCGAGAAAAAGGCGGTTGACCTGGCGAAGTTTCGGGAAGCTTCCTCCATTCTATGTGCCTGCAAAGCTTCGATCAAGGCGAACCAAGCTTTATCGATCCAGGAATGCGAGACGCTGCTTGACCGCTTGCGAGCCTGCAACATTCCCTATACTTGTCCGCACGGTCGCCCGATTGTCATTCGCTTTTCCCAGTATGAGCTCGAAAAAATGTTCAAACGCACAATGTAA
- a CDS encoding class I SAM-dependent methyltransferase, translated as MLWFTTSHKVTEQLEAEAIRLADCYKGQYAPRGDLSVAGWLGKRQTDGAFILTNNGLRYSSKEGQPLFFHPNMAYVRLQRVVRGGHDPLLKAVQAESGDHIVDCTAGFAADAIMLAHAVGPRGSVTALESAREMYILVKEGLRSYTSDWPELQEAMSRIQLQHADYAQWLRSRPDDSCDMIYFDPMFEQPVEASASISPLRALANPAPLDLSSVQEACRVARKRVVLKDRKGSGAFDRLGFSLTGTSSNQVAYGVITL; from the coding sequence ATGCTGTGGTTTACGACATCCCATAAGGTTACCGAGCAGCTGGAAGCGGAGGCCATTCGACTAGCCGACTGCTACAAGGGGCAATATGCGCCACGCGGGGACTTATCTGTTGCCGGGTGGCTGGGGAAGCGCCAAACAGACGGCGCCTTTATATTGACCAACAACGGACTGCGCTATAGCAGCAAGGAAGGACAGCCCTTGTTCTTTCATCCTAATATGGCTTACGTCCGATTGCAGAGAGTTGTGCGAGGAGGGCATGATCCGCTGCTGAAAGCGGTGCAGGCTGAAAGCGGCGACCATATCGTAGATTGTACGGCCGGATTTGCCGCGGATGCGATCATGCTGGCTCATGCCGTCGGACCTCGCGGAAGCGTTACGGCACTGGAGAGTGCCCGGGAAATGTACATACTGGTTAAGGAAGGGCTGCGATCGTACACTTCGGACTGGCCCGAGCTGCAGGAAGCCATGTCCCGTATTCAACTTCAGCATGCGGACTATGCGCAATGGCTTCGGTCGCGTCCCGACGACAGCTGCGACATGATTTATTTCGATCCGATGTTTGAGCAACCGGTTGAAGCCAGTGCGTCCATCTCGCCGCTGCGCGCGCTTGCCAATCCTGCACCCCTGGACTTGTCATCGGTGCAGGAGGCTTGCCGGGTTGCGCGCAAACGCGTGGTGCTAAAGGACCGCAAAGGGAGCGGGGCATTCGATCGCTTAGGCTTTTCGCTGACAGGAACGTCCTCCAATCAAGTAGCATATGGGGTGATCACGCTATGA
- the miaA gene encoding tRNA (adenosine(37)-N6)-dimethylallyltransferase MiaA: protein MNNARQKLLVLVGPTAVGKTALSLALAKRFQCEIISGDSMQVYRGMDIGTAKATPEERSMVPHHLIDILDPEEAFSVSDFQALTRQTIAGVQARGRLPFLVGGTGLYVESVCYNYEFSEAESDEAFRSEMQRKAELEGNESLHRELAAIDPQSASRLHPNDVRRVIRALEVYKLTGRTMSDQLSRQQKEPMYDLCLIGLTMDRTILYKRIEERVDLMMREGLLDEVERLIRRGLPRSSVALQALGYKEFLDYFEGSCTLEDAIARLKQDTRRFAKRQLSWFRHMKDIHWFDVTDEQKKVQQIEEISGIIAEKLNLPGND from the coding sequence ATGAACAACGCCAGGCAAAAGCTGCTTGTGCTGGTCGGCCCGACAGCGGTGGGCAAAACGGCATTAAGTCTCGCCTTGGCTAAGCGGTTCCAATGCGAGATCATATCCGGCGATTCGATGCAGGTGTACCGCGGCATGGATATCGGGACAGCCAAGGCGACGCCCGAGGAGAGGAGCATGGTTCCTCATCATCTCATCGATATTTTGGACCCTGAGGAGGCATTCTCGGTTTCCGATTTTCAAGCGTTGACGCGGCAGACTATAGCCGGCGTGCAGGCCCGCGGCCGTCTCCCGTTCCTTGTGGGCGGCACAGGACTCTATGTCGAATCGGTATGCTACAACTACGAGTTCTCGGAAGCCGAATCTGATGAGGCGTTTCGCAGCGAGATGCAGCGCAAAGCAGAGCTGGAAGGGAACGAGTCGCTTCATCGGGAATTGGCAGCCATTGATCCCCAATCCGCGTCCAGACTTCATCCGAATGACGTGCGCCGGGTCATACGCGCGCTCGAGGTATACAAGCTTACCGGACGCACCATGAGCGACCAGCTTTCCAGGCAGCAGAAGGAGCCGATGTATGATTTATGTCTGATTGGGTTGACAATGGACCGTACGATCTTATATAAACGTATTGAAGAGCGTGTCGACCTGATGATGCGTGAAGGGCTGCTGGACGAAGTGGAGCGCTTGATCCGCAGAGGCTTGCCCAGAAGCTCCGTAGCGCTGCAAGCATTAGGCTACAAGGAGTTTCTCGATTATTTCGAAGGAAGCTGTACGCTGGAGGATGCGATTGCCCGGCTGAAGCAGGATACGAGAAGGTTCGCCAAGCGCCAGCTGTCCTGGTTTCGGCACATGAAGGATATTCATTGGTTTGACGTCACGGATGAGCAAAAAAAAGTACAGCAGATCGAGGAAATTAGTGGTATAATAGCGGAAAAGCTGAATTTACCAGGCAATGACTAA
- the hfq gene encoding RNA chaperone Hfq, which produces MNKSINIQDTFLNQLRKENIPVTVYLTNGFQIRGQIRAFDNFTIVIDSEGKQQMVYKHAISTFMPQRNVSLMPQEPDSES; this is translated from the coding sequence GTGAATAAATCAATCAATATTCAGGATACGTTTTTGAACCAGCTGCGCAAAGAAAACATTCCGGTCACTGTCTACTTGACGAACGGCTTTCAAATTCGCGGTCAAATTCGTGCCTTTGATAATTTTACGATTGTCATTGACAGCGAAGGCAAGCAACAAATGGTCTACAAGCATGCCATCTCCACTTTTATGCCGCAGCGCAATGTTTCCTTAATGCCGCAAGAGCCCGATTCCGAATCCTAA
- a CDS encoding transglycosylase domain-containing protein produces the protein MAKPKQKKKKTPLSRWIVRMGVLSLLAVIGAVSLYVAILVSGHQALNENMKMMEMAESSIILDARDEEIKRLFRENRVLVSFDDIPDLVKHAFIATEDKRFEEHAGIDYWSIGRAIVKDIMQGSLVEGGSTITQQLAKNMFTNAERTFFRKAKEASLALALENRFTKDEILEMYLNRIFFGGNLYGIGVASEYYFNKEVSELELWEIATLAAMPKGPNTYNPIADPVKSKERRAVVLKLMLDQGYITQAQHDEAVRVEYVEPKRSADKEAYWSYVDVVLGELERKAGLTADQVFFGGYRIYTNLDVKTQRVLESKFKNEELFPKGTSDDIMQGAMVVLDHHDGRILGVMGGRDYQPRGWNRATVKRQPGSSFKPIVSFAPAIEDYGYTPYSLLPDERMSFGDYSPRNYNQRYLGEVTMMKAVEDSINVPAVWLLNEIGVANGMAFAEKLGIELDKQNDRNLAIALGGLTYGATPIEMAEAYAAFANHGIWNEAFTVRKVETRDGHILYEHKPNTKRVMSEQTAYYMTRMLERVVHQGTGTNARMQRPSAGKTGSTQPGVGGVDSGNAYWDVWFVGYTPEVTASVWMGYDARDKEHIVTSGSFTPAKMFAEVLTESLADRQIVPFTKPEGVEDLAKRPPGVQDLQVFPDELEPKVLLSWSSVQGADGYRVYRKASGEEEFTLITTTPVTEIQDLTVLPGETYTYVVRVYQTGNPLESNSSSQVTVTVPDQSDTLPDIDLDDILNPGGGEEENESELPEDANGGMEPGVGEPIEGEFPDEDELHNGGEQHDGTTEPDNGNRNQERNPQQANGNSREMRELEEMIQEGADVP, from the coding sequence ATGGCAAAGCCAAAACAGAAAAAGAAAAAAACACCGCTCAGCCGATGGATTGTGCGAATGGGGGTATTAAGCCTGTTAGCCGTCATTGGTGCGGTCAGCTTGTACGTAGCGATCTTGGTCAGCGGGCATCAGGCATTGAACGAGAACATGAAGATGATGGAGATGGCCGAATCGTCCATTATTCTCGATGCCCGCGATGAAGAGATCAAGCGGCTTTTTCGGGAAAATCGGGTGCTCGTTTCATTCGATGACATTCCGGATCTGGTGAAGCACGCCTTTATTGCAACGGAAGATAAGCGGTTTGAGGAGCATGCTGGCATTGACTATTGGTCGATCGGCAGAGCGATCGTCAAGGACATCATGCAGGGCAGTCTGGTGGAAGGAGGCAGCACCATTACTCAGCAGCTTGCCAAGAACATGTTCACCAATGCCGAGCGAACGTTTTTCCGCAAAGCCAAGGAAGCCTCGTTGGCGCTGGCTTTGGAGAATCGATTTACCAAGGACGAGATTCTGGAGATGTATTTAAACCGCATCTTTTTCGGGGGGAACTTGTACGGCATAGGGGTGGCTTCCGAGTATTATTTCAACAAGGAAGTATCCGAGCTGGAATTGTGGGAGATTGCGACGCTGGCCGCAATGCCGAAAGGGCCCAACACGTACAATCCGATTGCCGATCCAGTCAAGTCGAAAGAGCGCCGGGCCGTCGTACTGAAGCTCATGCTCGATCAAGGGTATATCACGCAAGCGCAGCATGATGAAGCTGTTCGCGTGGAATATGTGGAGCCGAAACGCTCAGCGGACAAAGAAGCGTATTGGTCCTATGTCGATGTTGTACTGGGGGAGCTTGAACGAAAGGCCGGTTTGACAGCGGATCAAGTGTTCTTTGGCGGCTACAGAATCTATACCAACCTGGATGTGAAGACACAGCGTGTACTGGAAAGCAAATTTAAGAATGAGGAGCTGTTCCCGAAAGGCACAAGCGATGATATCATGCAAGGCGCTATGGTCGTGCTGGATCACCATGACGGCCGCATTTTGGGCGTGATGGGGGGCCGGGACTACCAGCCGCGCGGCTGGAACCGCGCGACCGTCAAGAGACAGCCTGGATCTTCGTTTAAGCCGATTGTCAGTTTTGCCCCGGCAATTGAGGATTATGGGTATACGCCGTATTCGCTTCTTCCAGATGAGCGCATGTCCTTTGGCGACTATTCGCCGCGCAATTACAATCAGCGCTATTTGGGTGAAGTAACGATGATGAAGGCGGTTGAGGACTCGATCAATGTTCCGGCTGTCTGGCTGCTCAACGAAATTGGTGTGGCGAACGGCATGGCCTTCGCTGAGAAGCTGGGGATTGAGCTTGACAAGCAGAATGACCGCAATCTGGCGATTGCGCTGGGCGGGCTTACCTACGGAGCGACTCCGATCGAGATGGCGGAGGCATACGCTGCCTTTGCCAATCACGGGATCTGGAACGAGGCTTTCACCGTGCGTAAGGTCGAGACACGGGATGGCCACATTTTATACGAGCACAAGCCGAATACGAAGCGGGTGATGAGTGAGCAAACTGCGTATTATATGACTCGCATGCTGGAGAGGGTCGTACATCAAGGTACGGGCACTAACGCCAGAATGCAGCGGCCGTCAGCAGGGAAAACCGGTTCCACTCAACCGGGAGTAGGGGGAGTGGATTCAGGCAATGCCTACTGGGATGTCTGGTTTGTCGGCTATACGCCGGAAGTGACGGCCTCGGTATGGATGGGGTATGATGCCAGGGATAAGGAGCATATTGTAACATCAGGCAGCTTCACCCCAGCCAAGATGTTCGCCGAAGTGCTGACGGAATCTCTTGCGGACCGTCAGATCGTTCCGTTCACCAAGCCTGAGGGCGTAGAAGATCTGGCAAAAAGACCGCCGGGCGTGCAAGATTTGCAGGTATTCCCTGACGAACTGGAACCGAAAGTGTTGCTTAGCTGGTCCTCCGTACAAGGTGCCGATGGTTACCGCGTCTACCGAAAGGCTTCCGGTGAGGAGGAATTTACTTTGATCACCACGACCCCGGTCACAGAAATTCAGGATTTGACCGTGCTGCCCGGCGAAACTTACACGTACGTCGTCCGTGTATATCAGACGGGGAATCCGTTGGAGAGCAATTCTTCGTCGCAAGTAACCGTCACCGTTCCTGACCAGAGCGACACGTTGCCGGATATCGATTTGGACGATATTCTCAACCCGGGCGGAGGGGAAGAGGAGAATGAATCGGAATTGCCGGAAGACGCGAATGGTGGAATGGAGCCGGGTGTCGGGGAACCGATAGAAGGGGAATTTCCAGATGAGGATGAGCTGCACAATGGCGGCGAACAGCACGATGGAACAACAGAGCCTGACAATGGGAATCGCAACCAAGAGCGCAATCCGCAACAAGCCAATGGCAATTCAAGAGAAATGAGAGAGCTAGAAGAAATGATTCAAGAAGGAGCAGATGTTCCATGA